The region AACTATCTCCGTTTTTTTGAATTAAGCCGAACCGAGTTAATGCGAGACGCGGGGTGTACCTACCGGTCACTAGAGGAACAGGGAATGATCTTACCAGTGGTCGAGTCCTATGTCCGTTACAAGGCCTCGGCACGTTACGACGACATGTTGACCATACGTACCGCCATGATCGAACTTAGAAAATTTTCCTGCCGTTTTAATTACGCCATTACCAGAGAGGCAGACGATAAACTTCTGGTCAAGGGATTTACCGTCCATGCTGTTGTCAACCGCGAGGGATCCCTTACTCAATTTTCACCTCCCGTTTACAGTCTCCTCACCGCCACATGCCTTTGCCCATCGAATCCGAGATAACCTCCACAACCCATAATTAAATTCTCACCTGCAAAGTTTTACACCTCTCTTCACCTTATCGCTTGACTTCACAACCACATCCAACTATAGTGTCTGAATCGTGACGCGGGGTGGAGCAGTCCGGTAGCTCGTCGGGCTCATAACCCGAAGGTCGCAGGTTCGAATCCTGTCCCCGCTACCACTTACAAACACAAGGGATTCAGAGAATATCTGAATCCCTTTTTTTTGTTACTTCCATAATCATTCCCGCACTATTCCCCGCACGCTGGCTTATTGCAAGCCGTCATGGCCACAAAAAAGCCCCCTACCATTTTCGGCAAGAGGCTTCCCGTTCTGTCCATTCAACACAAACATACTTGTAAAAAAATTCTTTATCTCTCGGCAAAAAACAGAGTTCCAGATTAAAGATACATGAAAATGAGGGCGATCTCTACCTGAGGCCCTTAAATCTAGCAGCCAAATCAGCAAGTTTTGTCGCTTTTGATGGTTGAATATATCGGAGTAGATTTTGAGGAAGATCATCACCCGCGTGAGCCAAAAGGCATTTTATGACTCCATCAACAGATTGGGAGGACAATCTCCCGCAGTGAACTACTCCGTTACTAGGCTGTATAGAATCATGCGCATAAGGATACACTTCGTGCAACTAAACCCAGGTCGGTAGTGGAAAATGTTCAGCTTTTGCGGGGATAAAGAAGAGTTGGTGTGAAGGGCCAAGGCAACCAGGCGTAAACGGGCCTCGGGGCTGAGATGTCACCTTAACGAAACAGCCGATCCCCTTCGGCTCAGGATCGTTGATTAAAATTATATACTTATCCCCTTTTTCTCCATCATAAAAAATCATATTCTTATAAAGGTAGACGCCACCCTTGACTAGCATTTAGGTGGTGCCGAAGA is a window of Desulfobulbaceae bacterium DNA encoding:
- a CDS encoding acyl-CoA thioesterase yields the protein MTQIQIPLPDQAHICHYRVLYGDTDSGGVVYYANYLRFFELSRTELMRDAGCTYRSLEEQGMILPVVESYVRYKASARYDDMLTIRTAMIELRKFSCRFNYAITREADDKLLVKGFTVHAVVNREGSLTQFSPPVYSLLTATCLCPSNPR